Sequence from the Actinocatenispora sera genome:
TGGCTGGCGTCGGTACGGCCCGGGGTGAACGGCACCTTGACCTCGACGCCGGCCTGCCTGGCGGCCTGCTCCACGCCGGCGGCGCCGCCGAGCACGATCAGGTCGGCCAGCGAGACCTTCTTGCCGCCGGTCTGCGCGGCGTCGAACGACTCCTTGATGCCCGACAGCGTGCCCAGCACCTGCGCCAGCGAGTCCGGCTCGTTGACCTCCCAGCCGCGCTGCGGCTCCAGCCGGATCCGGCCGCCGTTCGCGCCGCCGCGCTTGTCGCTGTTGCGGTACGTCGACGCCGCCGCCCACGCGGTCGACACCAGCTGCGCCACGGTCAGCCCCGAGTCGAGGATCTGCCGCTTGAGCGCGGCCACGTCCTCGGCCGACACCAGCTCGTGGTCGACCGCCGGCACCGGGTCCTGCCAGACCAGCCGCTCGCCCGGGACCAGCGGGCCGAGGTAGCGCTGGATCGGCCCCATGTCGCGGTGCGTCAGCTTGAACCAGGCCCGCGCGAACGCGTCCGCGAACTCGTCCGGGTGCTCGTAGAAGCGGCGCGAGATCGGCCCGTAGATCGGGTCGAAGCGCAGCGACAGGTCGGTGGTGAGCATCGTCGGCGGCCGGGACAGCGAACCGTCCTGCGGGTCCGGGAAGGTGTTGGCGCCGGCGCCGTCCTTCGCCACCCACTGCTTGGCGCCGGCGGGGCTGTCGGTCAGCTCCCACTCGTAGCCGAACAGGGTCTCGAAGAACGTGTTGTCCCAGCGGGTCGGGGTGGGCGTCCAGGTGACCTCCAGGCCGCTGCCGATCGCGTCGCGGCCCTTACCGGAGCCGTAGCTGCCCTTCCAGCCCAGCCCCATCTCCTCCAGCGGGGCGGCCTCCGGCTCGGGCCCGACGTACTGGTCGGCGTCGGCGGCACCGTGCGTCTTGCCGAACGTGTGGCCACCGGCGATCAGCGCGACGGTCTCCTCGTCGTTCATCGCCATCCGGCGGAACGTCTCGCGGATGTCGCGGGCCGCGGCGACCGGGTCCGGGTTGCCGTTGGGGCCCTCCGGGTTGACGTAGATCAGGCCCATCTGCACGGCGGCCAGCGGCTTGTCCAGCTCGCGGTCGCCGGAGTACCGCTCGTCGCCGAGCCAGGTGCGCTCGGGGCCCCAGTACACGTCCTCGTCGGGCTCCCACACGTCGGTACGGCCGCCGGCGAAGCCGAAGGTCTTGAAGCCCATGATCTCCAGCGCGCGGTTGCCGGTGAAGACGTACAGGTCGGCCCACGAGATCTTCTTGCCGTACTTCTTCTTGACCGGCCACAGCAGCCGGCGGGCCCGGTCCAGCAGGACGTTGTCGGGCCAGCTGTTGAGCGGTGCGAACCGCTGCTGCCCGCCACCGGCCCCGCCGCGGCCGTCGTCGATCCGGTACGTACCGGCGCTGTGCCAGGCCATCCGGACCATCAGCGGGCCGTAGTTTCCGAAGTCGGCCGGCCACCAGTCCTGCGAGTTGGTGAGCAGCGCGTCGACGTCGGCGGCCAGTGCGTCGAGGTCGAGCGAGGCGAACTCGTTCCGGTAGTCGAAGTCGGCGTCCATCGGGTTGGCGGCCGCGGTGTGCTTGCGCAGGATCGCCAGGTTGAGCCGGTTCGGCCACCAGTCACGGTTGCCGCCGACGCCAGCCGGACCGACCGGCCCGCCGTGTACGACGGGGCACCCGCCGGCGCTTTCGTCGTTGACGTCGCTCAGGACGGCGTCAGAGTTGTCAGACACGGTATTCCTTTCGGATTTACTACCTGGACGATGCGGTAACACAATCGGGGCACAGCCCCCGGTAGACCACCTCGGCCTCGTCGATGACGAAGCCGTGATCGTCCGACGGGGTCAGACAGGGTGCGGGGCCGATGGCGCAGTCCACGTCGGCGATGATGCCGCAGGAGCGGCAGACGACGTGGTGGTGGTTGTCGCCGACGCGCGCCTCGTAGCGGGCGACCGAGCCCGGTGGCTCGATGCGTCGGATCAGCCCGGCCGTGGTCAGCGCCCGCAGCACGTCGTACACCGCCTGGTGGGACACGCCGCCGAGGCCCGCCCGTACGACACCGATGATCGAGTCCGTGTCGGCGTGCGGGTGCTCGTACACCGCGGCGAGCACCGCCATCCGCGGCCGCGTCACGCGCAGTGCGACGCCGCGCAGCATGCGCTCGAACTCCGATGTCGTGGGCACCCTGTGCAGTCTGCCGCAAATTCTGGAATCAATCAAGAACAGCCGCACCGGGAATCCCCGGATCCGGGCGCCGGCGCCGGAACGGGCGACCGATCTTGACGGAATGCGCCGGTCTGCCTACGTTCGTTCGCGGACGCCGTCATCGTCGCCGGCGATGCGATTTCCGCCGGGCCGGGCGACTCCCGGACCGGCCGAGCCGACCGCAGGAGAGTGCCGTGCGACCAACGACCGCCCCGCCCGCGACGGGTACCCGGAGAGGCCGACGCGCGCGGATCGTGCGCGCCGCCGTGGCGGGCGGCCTCGCCGCCCTGATCGCCCTGGCGGGCGCCCCGGCGACCGCGGCACCGGCGTCCGACGCGGCTCGCGCCGCGGCGAGCTACCGGGCGCTGCAGACCTACTTCGCCGCCGCGGACGGCTCCGGCCTGTACCGCGAGCAGTACCCGGTGCAGGCGAATGACAACGTTTACTCGTACGAGTGGCCGTACTCGCAGGTGCACGGCGCGACGCTGGACCTGACCGGCATGCCCGGCGCGCTCGGCGCCCGGTACCGCGACGACCTGGCCGACCGTGACACCGGCCAGCAGCGGTACTGGCTCGCCTCCGGCGGCACCACCGGGGTGCCGGGCTACGCCTCCTACCCGGTGGCGCCGTACGGCGGGGGCGGCGACTTCTTCTACGACGACAACGAGTGGGTCGGGCTGTTCGACGTCCAGCGCTACCTCGCCGGCGGCGACCGGGCGGCACTGCGGCGCGCCCGCCGGATCTTCGACCTGGTCGTGTCCGGCTGGGACACCGACGACAGCCACGCCGACCCCGGCGGAGTGTTCTGGACCCAGGCGAGCTGGAGCCACGATCGCAACACGGTCTCGAACATGCCCGGCGCCGAGCTCGGCCTGCGGCTCTACCAGATCACCGGCCAGCGTTCCTACCTCGACTGGGCCCGCCGGATGTACGACTGGACCAACGCGCACCTGCTCGGCCCGGACGGGTTGTACTACGACCACCTCGACCTCGCCGGCACGGTGGAGCAGACCTACTGGTCGTACAACCAGGGGGTACCGGTCGGCGTGGACGTGCTGTTCTACCAGGTCACGCACGACCGCGACTACCTGGCGCGGGCGCGCCGGACCGCCGAGGCGGCGTACGACTACTACGTCGGGCAGGGGCGGCTCGCGGCGCAGCCCCCGTACTTCAACGCGATCTTCTTCAAGAACCTGCTGCTGCTGGAGTCGGTGACCGGCGGGCACACCTACCGGGACGCGATGCGCGACTACGCCAACGACGTCTGGGACACCAACCGCGACGGCGGCACCGGGCTGTTCGACTTCGACCACAACGGCGAAACGCAGGCGATCCAGCAGGCGGCGATGGTGCAGATCTACGCGGTACTGGCCTGGAGCCCGCACCGGTACCAGCTGCTGTACTGACCAATCGTGCGGGTGCGGTTGCGCCCCGCCACTACCATCTCGCCATGGTGATGTCGCGGGCGCTGGGGCGCCGGATCCTCGTTCTCGCAGCGGTACTGGCGGTGGCGCTGACCACCGCGGTCGTCGGTGCGCCCGGCCGGGCCGGCGCCGCGGCGCACCATCCCTGGCCCGGCCGGCAACTGCTGTTCTTCAACCACGCCTACGGGGTGTTCGACCGCGCCACCGCGGATGCCATCGAGCACTCCGACTACCTGCGCGACTTCGCGAACCTGCAGGTGCGCACCACCACCGGCGCGGGCGGCGAGACCTGGACCGGGCGCTACCTGCTGGGGCACCAGACCTACCTGGAACTGTTCGGCATCGGTGACGTGCCTGGCAAGGACGGCGAGCTCGGTGCCGGTGGGATGGGCGTGTCGACCGAGCACGCCGGCGACCTGCAGACCGTCATCGACCGGCTGCCGGCCGAGGGCGTGCCGGACCCGATCCCCTTCCAGCAGACCCGCGACTTCGGCGACGGGGTGCCGGTGCCGTGGTTCGACTCGGTCTCCACCACCGAGCAGTACGACACGTTCAGCGCCTGGGCGATGGAGTACCGGCCGGAGTACTTCGCCGACCCGCGCAGCGGCACCGCGCCCGCCGCGTACCCGGGCGACGTGAGCCGCGACCGGTACCTCCCGGACGACTACCGCGACCACCTGATGCGCGACGTGACCGGCATCGAGCTGGCCATCACCCGCGGCGACCTGGACAGCACGCTGCCGCTGCTGCGGGCCGGCGGATTCGTCGTGCGGGCGGGTGCTGCGGGCGCGGTCGCGGTGCGCGGTGGCACCACCATCCGGCTCGACGCGGTACCGGTCGATCAGGTCGGCCTGCGCCGGATCACCCTGTCGCTCAACCACCCCACCGGCAGCCGGCACACCGAGACGATCGGCCACTCCGCCCTCGTCGTCGGCCCCGGCCCCCGCGCCGTCTGGACCTTCGCAACAACCTGACCGCGCCGCGGTGAGCGGCCGGGGCCGGTGCGCCGACGCGAGCGCGCGCACCGTTCTCCGTGCCGCCGAGCGGCGGTGCGCTCCCCGGTACCGCCGGCAGCCGGTCGAGGTCACCACCAGCCGCGGTGGGTGCGGTACCAGTCGACGGTGGCGGCGAGGCCGGCGGCGAACTCCGTTCGGGGCCGGAAACCCAGCGTCGCGATCCGGGTGGAGTCCAGCGCGTAGCGCAGGTCGTGCCCCTTGCGGTCGGTGACGTGCCGGATCAGCCCGGGATCGGCCGCGCAGAGCCGGACCAGCCGCGTGGCCAGCTCGGCGTTGGTCAACTCCACCCCGCTGCCGATGTTGTAGACGCCACCCGGCGCGCCGGCGGTGAGCACCAGCTGGATCGCCGCGCAGTGGTCGGCGACGTGCAGCCACTCCCGCCGGTTACGGCCGTCCCCGTACAGCGGGGCCGGCTCGCCGGACAGCAGGTTGGTGACGAAGCGCGGGATGAGCTTCTCGACGTTCTGGTGCGGGCCGTAGGTGTTGCAGCCGCGGGTGATCCGCACGTCGAGGCCGTGCGTGCGGTGGTACGCGCGGGCGAGCAGATCGGCGCCCGCCTTGGCCGCCGCGTACGGCGAGTTGGGGGCGAGCGGCGCCTCCTCCGACCAGGCGCCGACGTCGATCGACCCGTACACCTCGTCGGTGGACACGCACAGCACGGTGCGCACCCCGGCGCGGCGGCAGGCGTCGAGCAGCCGCTGGGTGCCGAGCACGTTGGTGGACACGAAGTCGTCGGCGTCCGACACCGATCTGTCCACATGCGACTCTGCGGCGAAGTGCAGGACCGCGTCGTGGCCCGGCACCACCTCGGCCAGCGTGGCGACGTCCCGGACGTCGCCCTGCACGAACCGCAGCCGGTCGTGGTGCGCCGGCAGGTTGTCCCGGCGACCGGCGTAGGTGAGCAGGTCCAGCACGGTGACCGCGGTGGGGCCGGCCGGCCCGTACTCACCGGCGAGCGCCGCCCGCACGTAGGCGGAGCCGATGAACCCGGCGCCGCCGGTCACCAACACCCTCATGCCGCAACCGGCGGTACGGCCCGCCGCAGGTTCGCGCCGCTGGCGCACCGGTACCCGATCACGGCGCCAAATCTAGCCGGCCGCGACGGTGACGGCGACGCGGCCGTCGGTCAGCTCCCCGACGGCCGCCGGGTCGGCGCCGGAGTCGGTGACGAGCCGCTCGAACTCGGGCAGTTCGGCGACCCGGTGCAGGGCGGTGCGGCCCAGCTTGCCGTGGTCGACGAGCAGCACGCGCCGACCCGGCACGGCGAGCAGCGCCCGCTTGGTCACCACGATCTCCTGCTCCTGGTGGTACACGCCGCCGTCGGCGACGCCGGCGAAGGAGAAGAAGCCGAGGTCGGCGTGCAGCGAGCGGGCCGCGGCGTGGCACGGGGCGCCGAGGAACGAGTCGTGCGACTCGTTGTACTCGCCGCCGAGCGCGATCAGCCGCACGTTCCGGCGGCCCTGCAGCAGCGACACGATCGGGGCGAAGTTGGTGATCACGGTCAGCGGGTCGATGTCGGCAGCGAGCTCGGCCAGCTCCAGCGTGGTGGTCGAGTCGTCGAACAGCACCGACATGCCGGGCTCGATCAGGGTGACCGCGGCGCGGGCGATCTCGCGCTTGGCCTCGACGGCGAGCTGGCGCCGGTAGGCGACGTTGCTCTCGAACACGCTGGAGGGCTGCGCGGTCACGCCGCCGTGGAACTTGCGGACCAGGCCGCGGCGGGCCAGCTCGTCCAGGTCGCGGTGCGCGGTGACCAGGCTGACGTCGAACCGGTCGGCCAGATCCTGAGCGCTTGCCGTACCGACCTGCATCAGGTACGCGGCGACGTCCTGCTGACGCGATCCCGGATCCTTGCGTCGCTGCGTCATCCGGCTCCTTCCGCCGCTCGTGCGAGCCGTACGTTACCGCCTGGCACGGTGGTGCCTGCCGGCGAGGCACCGCCGGTTCATGAAATCGCCACTCCAAATTTAAGGGATCTGATGGTAAGTTGTCGTCGCACAGCGATAATTTCCCGTCGCAAGTCGGCTCGGTTCGGGTGCCCGTGCCCGCGGACATCCCACCCGCCACGAGACCGAGGTGCCGCCATGCCCACCAGCCCCGCACCCGGACGGAGCGCCGTCCGATGACCGCCACCACGCTGGACACCGCGAACCTGTCCCGGTTCCGCCGCAAGCTGACGCTGCTCTCCTCGATCGGCATGTTCCTCGACGGCTTCGACCTCACCGTCATCGCCGTCGCGCTGCCGGTACTCAAGAAGTCCTGGACCTTCACCCCGCTGACCGCCGGGATCACCAGCTGCTCGGCGATCGTCGGGATGTTCGTCGGCGCGCTGGTGTTCGGCCGCATCGCCGACCGCCTGGGCCGCAAGAAGATGTACCTGATCGACCTGATCGGGTTCGTCGTCTTCGCCGCCGTCACCGCGATCTCGCAGAACGTCTGGGAGCTGATCGCGTTCCGGTTCCTGCTCGGCCTGTGCATCGGTGCCGACTACCCGATCTCGTCGTCGCTGACCGCCGAGTTCGGCTCGATCCGCGACCGCGGCCGGCTGGTGGTGGCGCTGAGCCTGATGTGGAACGTCGGCGCGCTCGCCGCGTACCTGGTCGGGGTCGCCCTGCTGCCGGTCGGGGCCAGCGCGTGGCGCTGGATGCTGCTGGTCGGCGCCGCGCTCGCGCTGATCACCCTGGTCTTCCGGACTTCCATCCCGGAGTCGCCCCGGTGGCTGATGGCGCACGGTCGCATCGACCAGGCGAGACGGGTGGTCGCCGACCTGGTCAACCGCGAGTCCGCGGCACCGGCCATCCGACCGAGCCAGGTCGTCCTGCCGTCGCTGACGCAGCGGCCGGCCGGCGAGCCGGCGCGAACCGATACCGGCCAGTGGCGGCGACTGTTCTCCCGCGGCCTGATCGGCGCGACGTTCTTCGTCTGCATGTTCTGGTTCGCCCACGACGTGGCCTACTACGGCATCCAGATGTACAGCCCGACGATCCTCACCTCGCTCGGCGGATCGACCCAGCTCGCCGCCTACATCGGGTCCGCGATCATCGCCCTGCTCGGGGTGGTGGGCGCCGCGATCGCGGTGATGTTCGTCGACTCGTGGGGCCGGCGGCCGGTGCTGATCACCGCGTTCGCCGGCGAGACCGCGGTACTGGTGATCCTCGCGCTCGCGCATGCACCGGCGCTGGCGCTGATCGTGGTGCTGTTCGCGATCGCGATCCTGTTCTCCAACATGGGTCCGGGCACCCTGGACATGGTCTACTGCACCGAGCTGTTCCCGACCGAGCTGCGCGCCGCCGGCACCGGCCTGGGTACGGCGGTGAGCCGGGTCGGCGCGATCCTCGGCGTCCTGGTCTTCCCCGACCTGGTCGACGCCTGGGGCGTGGGCGGCGCGCTGTGGCTGTTCGTCGCCGCCGGCGTGCTCGGCCTGATCGTCACCGTCGTGATGGCGCCGGAGACCAAGAACCGCAGCCTGGAACAGACCACCGGTATCCGCCGCCGGTTCGGCGGCCGCACCGCCGATCTCGCCACCACCGGCACGAAGGAGCAGCAGTGACGAGTACCCGACTGACCGTCCTGGGCTTCCGGGCCGGCCGACCCGACGCGGAGTCGGCCTGCTCCGGCTACCTGGTCGAGCACGGTGACACCCGGATCCTGGTGGACTGTGGGCCAGGCATCGCCACCCAGCTGCTCGCCCGCGGCCTGGAACACCGGCTGGACGCGGTGGTGCTCACCCACCTGCACCAGGACCACATGTTCGACGTGGTACCGCTGGCGTTCAGCCGGCTGCTGACGCCCACGCCACCGCCGCGGATCCCGCTGCTGGTGCCTGACGACAGCATCGAGGCGTTGCGTGCCCTGGACCACTGGGTCGCGGTACCCACCGACCCGGCCGTCGGCCGGCCGCTTGCCACCGCGTTCGAGATCGCGCCGCTGGTCCGGGACGGCGCGAGCCCGGTCCGGCTCGCCGGCGAGGTGAGCGTGACCGCGTTCGCGGCCCGGCACGCGGTGCCGAGCGCATCGCTGCGGTTCGCGCTGGGCGACCGTACGCTCGCGTTCTCGTCCGACACCGGCTGGTGCGACGGCGTGCTCGCCGCCGCCACCGGCGCGGACGTGTTCGTGTGCGAGTGCACGTACCTGGACGCCGAGCCGGCCATGCTCGCCGAGCACGGCCACCTCACCGCGGAGTTGACCGGCAGGCTCGGCCAGGCGGCCGGCGTCGGCCGGCTGGTGGTCAGCCACCTGCTCGGGTACGACGACGAGAAGTCGTTCGCCGCCGCCCGGGCCGCGGCCGGTCCGGTCCCGGTGACCGCGGCGCGCGCCGGCCTGGTGGTACCGGTCGAGCCGGCGGCACGATAGCCGATGACACTGGTGCTCTGGGACGTCGACCAGACCCTGCTCGATGCCGGCGCGGTCGACCGGGAACTGTGGTTCGCGCTGTGCGGCGAGCTGCTCGGCGTGCCGCCGCGGCCGGCCACGGTGGTACCGGGTCGCACGATCCGGCAGATCCTGCGCGCCATCCTGCGCGAGTACGGTGCGGACGAGGCGACCGCCGACCGGCTGCTGCCGGCGGCGTTGCGGCAGGAGGCGACCCGGCTCGCCGCGGTCGCCGACCGGCTGCCCGACCGGGGCCGGCTGCTGCCCGGCGTACCGGCCGTGCTCGACGAGCTCGCGGCCACCCCCGGCGTCGTGCAGTCGGTACTGACCGGCAACCAGCGCGCCACCACCGAACTCAAGCTGGCCGCGTTCGGTCTGGCGCCGCCGCTGGATCTCGCCGTCGGTGCGTTCGGGTCGGACCGCGAGCACCGGCCGGAACTCGTGCCGGTCGCCCGCGCCCGGGCCGAAGCGGTGTACGGGCCGGGCGCGGCGACGCCGACGGTGCTGGTCGGCGACTCCCGGCTGGACGTGCAGACCGCGCGGGACAACGGGGTCCGGATCGTCGCGGTCGCCACCGGGTTCACCCCGGCGGCCGAGCTCGCCGCCGCCGGCGCCGACGTGGTCCTGACCGACCTCGCCGACCTCGAGGCGGCGCTGGCCGCGATCCTGTCCCGCCCGGCCGCCTGACCGCCCGCGCCGCCGTCCGGATCGGCCCGCGGCCGGGCCCTCGGCGTCGCGCCACGAGATCGGTGCGACGGCTGAGGCAGGTCGCCCGATCAGGTCCGGACTGCGAAGACACCTCGCCGTCGCTGGGACCGGCGGCCGGGCAGGTGAGCCCGAGCGGCGGTCAGGCCGGGTCGAGCAGCGCCGTCGCGGCGGCCCGGGCGCAGGCGCGGGAGGCGCCGAAGGTCTGCACGCGGCCGCGGAACGCCTCGAACGAGTCGGCCGGGAGCCCCATGTCGACCACCACCGCGTCCGGGCAGCGGTCGCGCAGGTCGGCGAGGATCGGGCGGGTCCACTCGTACCGGTGCGCGCCCCGTACCTGGATCACGATCGGTGCGTCGGCACCGTACTCGCTGCGGAACTGGCCGATCTCGGCACGGACCATGCTCGCGCCGCGGTAGGTGTCGCCGTCCACGACGACGGCGGTCACGTCCCGCCCGGCGGCGGCCAGCAGGCCCTCCACGCCCCAGTCGGGCCGCCCCACCGCGGGCGACACCGACGCGGTCAGCCGTACCGACAGCACGTGCGGGCCGCGGAGCCGCGCGTCGCCGCGTACAGTCCGGGCCCGCTCGGCGAGCCGCACGCCGAGGACGCTGTCACGCTCGGCGGTGCCGCGCGGCCGGGTGCCCAGCCGGGCGATGCGGTCGTTGGCCTGTCGCAGCCGTTCCTCGGTGAGCCGCCCGTCGCGTACCGCGGCCTGCAGCGCCGCCGCGGCCACGTCGACGTCCTCGCCGTACGCGAAGGAGCCCAGGCACAGCGCGTCGGCGCCGGCCGCGATCGCCAGTACCGCAGCGGTCGGCAGGTCCGCGACCTTCGCGATCCCGCCCATCTCCAGCGCGTCGGTGAACACCACCCCGTCGTAGCCGAGCTCGCCGCGCAGCAGGCCGGTGATCACCGGTGCGCTGATCGCCGCCGGCAGGTCCGGATCCACCGCGGGCAGCCGGTCGTGCGACACCATGACCGAGTCGACCCCGGCGTCGATCGCGGACCGGAACGGGTCGAGGTAGCTCGCCACCAGCTCATCGGCCGGCACGTCGACGGTCGTGGCGCCGAAGTGCGCGTCGGCGGTGTCGGCGCCGTGCCCCGGAAAGTGCTTCGCGCAGGCGGATGCCCCGGCGGCCTGCAGCCCGCGTACCCACGCGGCGGCGTGCGTGGCGACCCGGCCGCGGTCGGCGCCGAAGCAGCGGGTACCCAGCGGGCTCGCCGGGTTGACCGCCACGTCCACGGACGGCGCCAGGTTCCAGTCGATGCCCGCGTCGCGCAGCGACAGCCCGATCTCGTACGCCGCCGATTCGGTCACCGCCGGCTCGTCGATCCGGCCCAGCGCCAGGTTGCCCGGCATCGAGGTGCCGCCCGCGTACTCCAGCCGGCTGACGTCGCCGCCCTCCTCGTCGGCGGCGAGCACGACGTGCTCGCGCAGCCCGTGCGCCGCGTCGGTCAGCGCCCGCAACTGCTCGGCCGACTCGACGTCCTTGCCGTACACGACGAAGCCGCCGACGCCGCGCTCCACCCGCTCGGCCGCCCACCGTGGCAGCCGCGCCCGTCCCACACCGGGAAACAACACCCCGTGCGCCAGCCGGTTCAGTTCCCCCACGACGCCCACTCCCGCGCTTGCTCCGACACGACCCGCGCCGTACTGGCGCCGCAGCGGCCCGGTGGGTCACCGCCGCCGACACGGCTCGCCGCAGTCCCGCGGCCGGTTCGGCACGCCGCGAGCAGGATACGACGCCGCCTCATCCGGGCCGGTCAGGAGCGGTAGGCGTCGGTGGCAAGGGCGAGGGCGCCGTGCAGGGCGCCGTCGGTGCGGAACCGGGCCGGAACCAGCTCGGGTGGGAACGGTACGGCGGCGTCGAGGCGGGCGCGCAGCGCGGTGAACAGCGGGGTACCGATGCCGGTGAGGCCGCCGCCGACGGCGACCCGCTGCGGGTCCACGGCGATGCACAGGTTCACCACGTGCATCGCGAGCTCCGCCAGTACCTCGCCGGCGAGTCGGCGGGCCGGCGGGTCGGTGCGCGCGAACAGCCGCGCGGCGGTGACCGGCTCACCCAGTACCGCGAGCGCGCGTTCGGCGATGCCGCGGCCGCCGACCGCACGTTCCAGCGGGCTGTACCCGTCGGCGGCGGCGCGCGGCTCGTCCGGGGTGCGCAGGTCGTAGCCGAACTCGCCGGCCGCGCCGTGCGCCCCGGCGAGCACGCGGCCGCCGATCGCGATCGCCGCCGCGACGCCGGTACCGAGGCTGACGAAGACTCCGGGGTCGGCGCCGCGCAGCGCGCCGTGGCGCAGCTCGGCGAGTCCGGCCGCCTTGACGTCGTTGTCGACCGCGACCCGCGGGGTGCCGAAGCGGTCCGCGAGTTCCTCGGCCAGCCGTACCTGGTGCCAGCCGGAGATGTTGGGAGACAGGGCAACGCCGTCCGGGCGGATGATTCCGGGGCCGACCGCGCCGACGGCGGTGGCCGGCCCGCCGGCGCGGGACAGCAGTGCGTGCCCGGCGGCGGCGAGCCGGGCCAGGATCGCCTCGGCGCCGTCCGCCGCGCCGGTCGGTACCACGTCGGTGCCGAGCACGGCACCGTCCACGGTGGACACCGCCAGCGCGATCTTGGTACCGCCGATGTCGATGCCGAGCAAGCGGGCGTCGCCGCCAGCACCGGCCGTCCGGGCGTTGTCGCCGTGCGGCAGCCCGGCCTCGCGGCTTTCGCGCGGCGCGGTGGCTCCGGCCTGCCGTGCCTCGGTCATGTGCGTACCGCCTCGGTTCGATGGGTCTCGCAAATCCGCCTGGGCCGAACGGCACAGATCAGGAACCCGACGCGGGGATGGTGGTGGACGGTCCGACCCCGCGCCGCTGGCTCATGGTCGGAATGGTGGCCTGGAATCCGCCGATTCGCCAACGGCGGCGCCGCCGGTTCAGTCGACCGCCATCTCACCCAGCAGCG
This genomic interval carries:
- a CDS encoding ROK family protein, with translation MTEARQAGATAPRESREAGLPHGDNARTAGAGGDARLLGIDIGGTKIALAVSTVDGAVLGTDVVPTGAADGAEAILARLAAAGHALLSRAGGPATAVGAVGPGIIRPDGVALSPNISGWHQVRLAEELADRFGTPRVAVDNDVKAAGLAELRHGALRGADPGVFVSLGTGVAAAIAIGGRVLAGAHGAAGEFGYDLRTPDEPRAAADGYSPLERAVGGRGIAERALAVLGEPVTAARLFARTDPPARRLAGEVLAELAMHVVNLCIAVDPQRVAVGGGLTGIGTPLFTALRARLDAAVPFPPELVPARFRTDGALHGALALATDAYRS
- a CDS encoding glycoside hydrolase family 3 protein, with product MGELNRLAHGVLFPGVGRARLPRWAAERVERGVGGFVVYGKDVESAEQLRALTDAAHGLREHVVLAADEEGGDVSRLEYAGGTSMPGNLALGRIDEPAVTESAAYEIGLSLRDAGIDWNLAPSVDVAVNPASPLGTRCFGADRGRVATHAAAWVRGLQAAGASACAKHFPGHGADTADAHFGATTVDVPADELVASYLDPFRSAIDAGVDSVMVSHDRLPAVDPDLPAAISAPVITGLLRGELGYDGVVFTDALEMGGIAKVADLPTAAVLAIAAGADALCLGSFAYGEDVDVAAAALQAAVRDGRLTEERLRQANDRIARLGTRPRGTAERDSVLGVRLAERARTVRGDARLRGPHVLSVRLTASVSPAVGRPDWGVEGLLAAAGRDVTAVVVDGDTYRGASMVRAEIGQFRSEYGADAPIVIQVRGAHRYEWTRPILADLRDRCPDAVVVDMGLPADSFEAFRGRVQTFGASRACARAAATALLDPA
- a CDS encoding HAD family hydrolase; its protein translation is MTLVLWDVDQTLLDAGAVDRELWFALCGELLGVPPRPATVVPGRTIRQILRAILREYGADEATADRLLPAALRQEATRLAAVADRLPDRGRLLPGVPAVLDELAATPGVVQSVLTGNQRATTELKLAAFGLAPPLDLAVGAFGSDREHRPELVPVARARAEAVYGPGAATPTVLVGDSRLDVQTARDNGVRIVAVATGFTPAAELAAAGADVVLTDLADLEAALAAILSRPAA